A window from Magnetospirillum sp. 15-1 encodes these proteins:
- a CDS encoding SDR family NAD(P)-dependent oxidoreductase, with amino-acid sequence MNVNGLAAIVTGGGSGLGQATARALAKAGAKVTVFDINGANAEATAREIGGAFAQCDVTDEASTLAALAKARDAHGPARIAVSCAGVVTPGKVVGRKGPMPLETFARVIQVNLVGTFNVMRLAAADMAGLEPLEGGERGVIVNTASIAAWDGQVGQCAYASSKGGVAALSLPAARELAPLGIRVMAVAPGYMETPMLAGMPDEVMDGLVASTLFPHRLGRPEEFAKMVLAICDNPMLNGSAIRLDGAVRMPPQ; translated from the coding sequence ATGAACGTCAACGGATTGGCCGCCATCGTCACCGGCGGCGGCTCGGGCCTGGGGCAGGCCACCGCGCGCGCTCTTGCCAAGGCCGGCGCCAAGGTCACGGTGTTCGACATCAACGGGGCCAATGCCGAGGCCACCGCCAGGGAGATCGGCGGCGCCTTCGCCCAATGCGACGTCACCGATGAGGCCTCGACCCTGGCCGCCCTGGCCAAGGCCCGCGACGCCCACGGCCCGGCCCGCATCGCCGTCAGCTGCGCCGGGGTGGTGACGCCGGGCAAGGTGGTGGGGCGCAAGGGCCCTATGCCGCTGGAGACCTTCGCCCGCGTCATCCAGGTCAATCTGGTGGGCACCTTCAACGTCATGCGTCTGGCCGCCGCCGACATGGCCGGGCTGGAGCCCCTGGAGGGCGGTGAGCGCGGCGTCATCGTCAACACCGCCTCCATCGCCGCCTGGGACGGGCAGGTGGGGCAGTGCGCCTACGCCTCATCCAAGGGCGGCGTCGCCGCCCTGTCGCTGCCCGCCGCCCGCGAACTGGCGCCGCTGGGTATCCGGGTCATGGCGGTGGCACCGGGCTACATGGAGACTCCCATGCTGGCCGGCATGCCCGACGAGGTGATGGACGGGCTGGTGGCCTCCACCCTGTTCCCCCATCGTCTGGGACGCCCGGAGGAATTCGCCAAGATGGTGCTGGCCATCTGCGACAATCCCATGCTCAACGGCAGTGCCATCCGTCTGGACGGTGCGGTCAGGATGCCGCCGCAATAG
- a CDS encoding enoyl-CoA hydratase/isomerase family protein gives MSSEIHFDRTGHLGRITLDRPKALNALTLDQVHAMHPKLDAWAADADVACITIEGAGEKAFCAGGDIKRLYEACKAGELEFVGAFYRDEYRLNRRIKTSPKPYVALIDGIVMGGGVGVSVHGLYRVATERTLFAMPETGIGFFPDVGGSYFLPRLPGAIGMYLGLTGARLKAADALHVGVATHYVESGQLPALIEALSEARDAAEVKSTLDGFASDPGMAAIDARRQLIDRCFGKASLAEVLAALEGESDPFAAETLATLRAKSPHLVAVSFEMIRRGAALSFDECMRMEFRLALALAPAHDFVEGVRALLIDRDNTPAWNPAGSAAQVLAHFDAVPACGDITF, from the coding sequence ATGAGCTCCGAGATCCATTTCGACCGCACCGGCCATCTGGGCCGCATCACCCTTGACCGGCCCAAGGCGCTGAACGCCCTGACCCTCGATCAGGTCCACGCCATGCATCCCAAGCTGGATGCCTGGGCGGCCGATGCCGACGTGGCCTGCATCACCATCGAGGGAGCGGGGGAAAAAGCCTTCTGCGCCGGCGGCGACATCAAGCGGCTGTACGAGGCCTGCAAGGCCGGTGAACTGGAGTTCGTCGGAGCCTTCTACCGCGACGAATACCGCCTCAACCGCCGCATCAAGACCAGCCCCAAGCCCTACGTGGCGCTGATCGACGGCATCGTCATGGGCGGCGGGGTCGGCGTCTCGGTGCATGGGCTTTACCGCGTCGCCACCGAGCGTACCCTGTTCGCCATGCCGGAAACCGGCATCGGCTTCTTTCCCGATGTGGGCGGCTCGTACTTCCTGCCCCGTCTGCCGGGTGCCATCGGCATGTATCTCGGCCTGACCGGCGCCCGGCTGAAGGCGGCCGACGCCCTGCATGTGGGCGTCGCCACCCATTACGTGGAAAGCGGCCAATTGCCCGCCCTGATCGAGGCGCTGTCCGAAGCGCGTGACGCCGCCGAGGTCAAGTCGACCCTGGACGGCTTCGCCAGTGATCCCGGCATGGCCGCCATCGATGCCAGGCGCCAACTGATCGACCGCTGTTTCGGCAAGGCCAGTCTGGCCGAGGTGTTGGCCGCCCTGGAAGGCGAGAGCGACCCCTTCGCCGCCGAGACTCTGGCGACCTTGCGGGCCAAGTCGCCCCATCTGGTGGCGGTCAGCTTCGAGATGATCCGGCGCGGCGCGGCGCTGTCGTTCGATGAGTGCATGCGCATGGAATTCCGTCTGGCCCTGGCCCTGGCGCCCGCCCATGACTTCGTCGAGGGTGTCCGCGCCCTGCTGATCGACCGCGACAACACGCCTGCCTGGAACCCGGCGGGAAGCGCGGCCCAGGTGCTGGCGCATTTCGATGCGGTACCGGCCTGCGGCGACATCACCTTCTGA
- a CDS encoding malonyl-CoA synthase — translation MTDNLFELFRSRFPADRSRTFIEVPGGITLSYADLEAASARYAHALVDAGVKPGERVAVQVDKSAEAVVLYLACVRAGAILLPLNTAYQAGELEYFLSDAAPSAVVCQPHRLAELEGLAVTAGIKTCVMTLGANGDGTLPERAEGRKDTFATVPRGGDDIAAILYSSGTTGRPKGAMMSHVNLGSNAQTLHKLWGFRPDDVLLHCLPIFHTHGLFVAINCVLLNGGPMIFCPKFDAEQAIGLLKRATVFMGVPTFYTRFLTSPNLTPEACSHMRLFISGSAPLLEETFNAFKDKTGFTILERYGMTEGGMFTSNPLDGDRRAGTVGFPLPDVELRITGEEGQVLPQGEVGIIEVKGPNIFKGYWNMPEKTKAEFTEDGFFKSGDVGVVDGRGYVSIVGRAKDLIISGGYNVYPKEVEDFIDRLAGVVESAVVGMPHPDFGEAGLAVVVAEKGAALTPEAVIDALKGRLANYKVPKQAVVVSELPRNAMGKVQKNVLRDSYAAMWKANL, via the coding sequence ATGACCGACAATCTGTTCGAGCTGTTTCGTTCGCGCTTTCCCGCCGACCGCTCACGCACCTTCATCGAGGTGCCCGGCGGCATCACGCTGAGTTATGCCGACCTGGAGGCCGCCAGCGCCCGCTATGCCCATGCCCTGGTGGACGCCGGGGTCAAGCCGGGCGAACGGGTGGCGGTCCAGGTGGACAAGTCGGCCGAGGCGGTGGTGCTCTACCTCGCCTGCGTGCGGGCCGGGGCCATCCTGCTGCCGCTCAACACCGCCTATCAGGCCGGCGAGCTGGAGTATTTCCTGTCCGACGCGGCGCCGTCGGCCGTGGTGTGCCAGCCGCACCGTCTGGCCGAGCTGGAGGGGCTTGCCGTCACGGCGGGGATCAAGACCTGCGTCATGACGCTGGGCGCCAACGGCGACGGCACCTTGCCCGAGCGGGCCGAGGGGCGGAAGGACACCTTCGCCACCGTGCCGAGGGGCGGCGACGACATCGCCGCCATCCTTTATTCCTCGGGCACCACCGGACGGCCCAAGGGTGCCATGATGAGCCACGTCAATCTCGGCTCCAACGCCCAGACCCTGCACAAGCTGTGGGGCTTCAGGCCCGACGACGTGCTGCTGCACTGCCTGCCCATTTTCCATACCCACGGGCTGTTCGTGGCCATCAACTGCGTGCTGCTGAACGGCGGCCCGATGATCTTCTGCCCCAAGTTCGATGCGGAGCAGGCCATCGGCCTTCTGAAGCGCGCCACGGTGTTCATGGGGGTGCCCACCTTCTACACCCGTTTCCTGACCAGCCCCAATCTGACGCCCGAGGCCTGCTCCCATATGCGGCTGTTCATCTCGGGCTCGGCGCCGCTGCTGGAAGAGACCTTCAACGCCTTCAAGGACAAGACCGGCTTCACCATCCTGGAACGCTACGGCATGACCGAGGGCGGCATGTTCACCTCCAACCCGCTGGACGGCGATCGCCGGGCCGGAACGGTGGGCTTTCCGCTGCCCGACGTGGAACTGCGCATCACCGGCGAGGAGGGCCAGGTACTGCCCCAGGGAGAGGTTGGCATCATCGAGGTCAAGGGGCCCAACATCTTCAAGGGCTACTGGAACATGCCCGAGAAGACCAAGGCCGAGTTCACCGAGGACGGCTTCTTCAAGTCGGGCGACGTGGGCGTCGTCGACGGGCGGGGCTATGTCTCCATTGTCGGCCGGGCCAAGGATTTGATCATTTCGGGCGGCTACAACGTCTATCCCAAGGAGGTGGAGGACTTCATCGACCGCTTGGCCGGCGTGGTGGAATCCGCGGTGGTCGGCATGCCCCATCCCGATTTCGGCGAGGCCGGACTGGCCGTCGTCGTGGCCGAGAAGGGCGCCGCCCTGACGCCGGAGGCGGTGATCGACGCGCTGAAGGGGCGCCTCGCCAATTACAAGGTGCCCAAGCAGGCGGTGGTGGTGAGCGAACTGCCGCGCAACGCCATGGGCAAGGTGCAGAAGAACGTGTTGCGCGACAGCTACGCCGCCATGTGGAAGGCCAATCTGTGA
- a CDS encoding GntR family transcriptional regulator translates to MSEQKKPATRADEIRQVIEKEIFTGVLRPGTRLDEESLAARFGLSRTPVREAILQLVYSGLVVKKPRQGAVVAPLDLHRMVQMFEVMSDVEGLCARYAARRMSPEEKSRLSAMVAEAGILCEARDLDGYYALNRAFHDAVYDGSHNEVLKEMARSLYARLAPYRRYQLNHPGRIDGSLAEHAEVVAAIVAADPERAQAVMRKHVTIQADIFSEFVSIMS, encoded by the coding sequence ATGAGCGAGCAGAAGAAGCCGGCGACCCGGGCCGACGAGATCCGGCAGGTGATCGAGAAGGAGATCTTCACCGGAGTGCTGCGCCCCGGCACCCGCCTGGACGAGGAGAGTCTGGCCGCCCGCTTCGGCCTGTCGCGCACCCCGGTGCGCGAAGCCATCCTGCAACTGGTCTATTCCGGCCTGGTGGTGAAGAAGCCGCGCCAGGGGGCCGTGGTGGCGCCCTTGGACCTGCACCGCATGGTGCAGATGTTCGAGGTGATGAGCGACGTGGAGGGCTTGTGCGCCCGCTATGCCGCACGGCGCATGTCGCCCGAGGAAAAATCCAGGCTTTCCGCCATGGTGGCCGAGGCCGGCATCCTGTGCGAGGCCCGCGACCTGGACGGTTATTACGCGCTCAACCGCGCCTTCCACGACGCGGTCTACGACGGCAGCCACAACGAGGTTTTAAAGGAGATGGCGCGCTCGCTCTATGCCCGCCTCGCGCCCTATCGCCGCTATCAGCTGAACCATCCCGGCCGCATCGACGGCTCGCTGGCCGAACATGCCGAGGTGGTGGCCGCCATTGTCGCCGCCGACCCCGAGCGCGCCCAGGCGGTGATGCGCAAGCACGTCACCATCCAGGCCGACATCTTTTCGGAATTCGTGTCCATCATGAGCTAG
- a CDS encoding acyl-CoA dehydrogenase family protein, with amino-acid sequence MDFGLTPDQEAFRQAARDFAEGEMAPFAAHWDEDGVFPEECLRKAAELGFAGIYVGEDVGGSALSRLDAALIFEELAAACPSTAAYISIHNMAAWMIDSFGDEAQRKRFLPDLCTMKRFASYCLTEPNAGSDAASLRTRAERNGEHYVLNGTKAFISGGGRSDVYVVMVRTNGPGPKGISCLVVEAGTPGLSFGKQEKKLGWKTQPTASVIFEDCRVPVANRIGAEGDGFKIAMKGLDGGRINIGACSLGGARACLEHAIEYTGQRQQFGQAISAFQATQFKLADMATELEAARLMIHRAAHSLDNKLPQATVHCAMAKRVATDVGFAVTDAALQLHGGYGYIKEYPIERYFRDLRVHQILEGSNEIMRVIIGRALTS; translated from the coding sequence ATGGATTTCGGGTTGACACCGGACCAGGAGGCTTTTCGTCAGGCCGCCCGCGATTTCGCCGAGGGCGAGATGGCGCCCTTTGCCGCCCACTGGGACGAAGACGGGGTCTTTCCCGAGGAATGCCTGCGCAAGGCCGCCGAACTGGGCTTCGCCGGCATCTATGTGGGCGAGGACGTGGGCGGTTCGGCGCTGTCCCGCCTGGACGCCGCCCTGATCTTCGAGGAACTGGCCGCCGCCTGTCCGTCCACCGCCGCCTATATCTCCATCCACAACATGGCGGCATGGATGATCGACAGCTTCGGCGACGAGGCGCAGCGCAAGCGCTTCCTGCCCGATCTGTGCACCATGAAGCGTTTCGCCAGCTACTGCCTGACCGAGCCCAATGCCGGCTCGGACGCAGCGTCCCTGCGCACCAGGGCGGAGCGCAATGGCGAGCATTATGTGCTGAACGGCACCAAGGCCTTCATCTCGGGTGGCGGGCGCTCCGACGTCTATGTGGTGATGGTGCGCACCAACGGTCCCGGCCCCAAGGGCATTTCGTGTCTGGTGGTGGAGGCCGGCACCCCCGGCCTGTCCTTCGGCAAGCAGGAAAAGAAGCTGGGCTGGAAGACCCAGCCCACCGCCTCGGTGATCTTCGAGGATTGCCGCGTGCCGGTCGCCAACCGCATCGGCGCCGAGGGCGACGGCTTCAAGATCGCCATGAAGGGCCTGGACGGCGGCCGCATCAATATCGGCGCCTGCTCCCTGGGCGGGGCCAGGGCCTGCCTCGAGCACGCCATCGAATACACCGGCCAGCGCCAGCAGTTCGGCCAGGCCATCAGCGCCTTCCAGGCCACCCAGTTCAAGCTGGCCGACATGGCCACCGAGCTGGAGGCGGCGCGGCTGATGATCCACCGCGCCGCCCACTCGCTGGACAACAAACTGCCCCAGGCCACCGTCCATTGCGCCATGGCCAAGCGCGTGGCCACCGACGTCGGCTTCGCCGTGACCGACGCGGCGCTGCAACTGCACGGCGGCTACGGCTACATCAAGGAATATCCCATCGAGCGCTATTTCCGCGACCTCAGGGTCCACCAGATCCTGGAAGGCAGCAACGAGATCATGCGGGTGATCATCGGCCGGGCGCTGACGAGCTGA
- the mmsB gene encoding 3-hydroxyisobutyrate dehydrogenase — protein sequence MASIGFIGLGNMGAPMMRNLIKAGHKVAAFDLSEAALKAAAEAGATPCAKSADAARDAEVVVSMLPAGQHVKSVMLGEDGLFAAAAKGTLFIESSTIDVATARLLSDEAAQAGHALIDAPVSGGVGGAEAGTLTFMVGGTEPAFARAEPFLAVMGKTIVHAGGPGNGQAAKICNNMLLGISMIGTCEAFALAEKLGLDAQKLFDISSKSSGQNWSMTTYCPVPGPVPTSPANREYKAGFAAAMMLKDLKLAVEAAQVAGASIPLGAEAAQLYAMMAGMGQGGLDFSGIIHMLRGKN from the coding sequence ATGGCGAGCATCGGGTTCATCGGTCTGGGCAACATGGGCGCGCCGATGATGCGCAACCTGATCAAGGCCGGGCACAAGGTCGCCGCCTTCGATCTGTCCGAGGCCGCGCTGAAGGCGGCGGCCGAGGCCGGCGCCACTCCCTGCGCCAAGTCCGCCGATGCCGCCAGGGACGCCGAGGTGGTGGTCAGCATGCTGCCCGCCGGCCAGCACGTGAAGTCGGTGATGCTGGGCGAGGACGGCCTGTTCGCCGCCGCCGCCAAGGGCACCCTGTTCATCGAGTCCTCGACCATCGACGTAGCCACCGCGCGGCTGCTGTCCGACGAGGCGGCCCAGGCCGGTCACGCCCTGATCGATGCTCCGGTGTCGGGCGGCGTGGGCGGTGCCGAGGCCGGCACGCTGACCTTCATGGTGGGCGGCACCGAGCCCGCCTTCGCCCGCGCCGAGCCCTTCCTGGCCGTCATGGGCAAGACCATCGTGCATGCCGGCGGCCCCGGCAACGGCCAGGCGGCCAAGATCTGCAACAACATGCTGCTGGGCATCTCGATGATCGGCACCTGTGAGGCCTTCGCCCTGGCCGAGAAGCTGGGCCTGGACGCCCAGAAGCTGTTCGACATCTCGTCCAAGTCGTCGGGGCAGAACTGGTCCATGACCACCTATTGCCCGGTGCCCGGCCCGGTGCCCACCTCGCCCGCCAACCGCGAGTACAAGGCGGGCTTCGCGGCGGCCATGATGCTGAAGGATTTGAAACTGGCGGTCGAGGCGGCCCAGGTGGCCGGCGCCTCCATTCCGCTGGGGGCCGAGGCGGCGCAGCTCTACGCCATGATGGCGGGAATGGGGCAGGGCGGGCTGGATTTCTCGGGAATCATCCACATGCTGCGCGGCAAAAACTGA
- a CDS encoding ABC transporter ATP-binding protein — MSVSDTPVLEVRDVSLAFGGVRALTEVSFQVNKGELFSIIGPNGAGKTSMLNCVSGRYRPTSGRVLMDGRDVTPLSPNVRATLGLGRTFQNLALFGHMSVLDNIMVGRHHLLSNNAVTGALYWGSGARREELAHRRKVEDIIDFLEIAHIRKAVAGTLPYGLRKRVELARAMAVEPKVILLDEPMAGMNLEEKEDMARYIVDLNEEWGMTVIMIEHDMGVVMDISHRVMVLEFGRKIAEGLPDEVMNNERVKVAYLGVDDDEPAPTGEQVA, encoded by the coding sequence ATGTCCGTATCGGATACACCGGTTCTGGAAGTGCGCGACGTGTCGCTGGCCTTTGGCGGCGTGCGTGCGCTGACCGAGGTCAGCTTCCAGGTCAACAAGGGAGAGCTGTTCTCCATCATCGGCCCCAACGGCGCCGGCAAGACCTCCATGCTCAACTGCGTCTCGGGGCGCTACCGGCCGACCTCGGGCCGGGTGCTCATGGACGGCCGCGACGTCACCCCCCTGTCGCCCAACGTGCGCGCCACGCTGGGCCTGGGCCGCACCTTCCAGAATCTGGCGCTGTTCGGCCATATGAGCGTGCTCGACAACATCATGGTCGGCCGCCACCACCTGCTCTCCAACAACGCCGTCACCGGCGCGCTGTACTGGGGCAGCGGGGCACGCAGGGAAGAACTGGCCCATCGCCGCAAGGTGGAAGACATCATCGACTTCCTGGAGATCGCCCACATCAGGAAGGCAGTGGCCGGCACCTTGCCCTACGGCTTGCGGAAAAGGGTGGAACTGGCCCGCGCCATGGCGGTGGAGCCCAAGGTCATCCTGCTGGACGAGCCCATGGCCGGCATGAACCTCGAGGAAAAGGAGGACATGGCCCGCTACATCGTCGACCTCAACGAGGAGTGGGGCATGACGGTGATCATGATCGAGCACGACATGGGCGTGGTCATGGACATCAGCCACCGGGTGATGGTGCTGGAATTCGGCCGCAAGATCGCCGAGGGCCTGCCCGACGAGGTGATGAACAACGAGCGGGTCAAGGTCGCCTATCTGGGCGTCGATGACGATGAGCCCGCTCCGACCGGGGAGCAGGTGGCCTGA
- a CDS encoding long-chain fatty acid--CoA ligase: MSEYLDTSIHDTFPKALVHNAQRWPGDIAMREKEFGIWNAFTWADYLNRVKNLALGMLALGVQRGDVVAILGKNRPESLWGEVAAHAVGAMSLGIYHDSMNAEVAYLLSYTGAAVVLAEDEEQVDKLLEISAEVPTIRHIVYFDPRGMRKHKDPRLISAEELRVEAQKIAAANPGRFDEEVSKGKGDDVAILCTTSGTTSHPKLAMLQAGPFLRHSTAYLRADPKSAGDDYVSVLPLPWIMEQIYAVAQPLICRNIVNFVEEPETMMADMREIGPNFVLLAPRMWEGIAADVRARMMDSTPFKQAMFNLGMKLGMKALDQGKRSRLADWILFDALKDRIGFSFLKSAATGGAALGPDTFRFFLAMGVPLRQIYGQTELAGAYTVHRAGDIDFDSVGIPFDDAQLRIDNPDANGVGEIVATTDGMFTGYFRNPEASGADLVDGNWLKTGDAGYIKKENGHLVVIDRIKDLATTSNGVRFSPQFIENKLKFSPFIAEAVILGDTKPYLSALICIRFSIVSKWAESKGISFTNYTNLSAQPQVYDLLQAEVEKVNSTLPEPQRIRKFLLLYKELDADDGELTRTRKVRRGVINEKYGDIIDSMYADRAMVPVDAVITFQDGTTTRVKTELKVVTLLPPPTQQMAAE; this comes from the coding sequence ATGAGCGAATATTTGGACACCTCCATCCACGACACCTTTCCCAAGGCCCTGGTGCACAACGCCCAGCGCTGGCCGGGCGACATCGCCATGCGGGAAAAGGAGTTCGGCATCTGGAACGCCTTCACCTGGGCCGATTACCTGAACCGGGTAAAAAATCTGGCGCTGGGCATGCTGGCGCTGGGCGTGCAGCGCGGCGACGTGGTGGCGATCCTGGGCAAGAACCGCCCGGAGAGCCTGTGGGGCGAGGTGGCGGCCCATGCGGTCGGCGCCATGAGCCTCGGCATCTACCACGATTCCATGAACGCCGAGGTGGCCTACCTGCTGTCCTATACCGGGGCGGCGGTCGTGCTGGCCGAGGACGAGGAGCAGGTGGACAAGCTGCTGGAGATTTCCGCCGAAGTCCCCACCATCCGCCATATCGTCTATTTCGACCCGCGCGGCATGCGCAAGCACAAGGACCCGCGCCTGATCTCGGCCGAGGAGCTGAGGGTCGAGGCCCAGAAGATCGCCGCCGCCAATCCCGGACGCTTCGACGAGGAAGTGTCCAAGGGCAAGGGCGATGATGTCGCCATTCTGTGCACCACGTCGGGCACCACGTCCCACCCCAAGCTGGCCATGCTGCAGGCTGGGCCGTTCCTGCGCCACTCCACCGCCTACTTGCGGGCCGACCCCAAGTCGGCGGGCGATGATTACGTCTCGGTGCTGCCGCTGCCTTGGATCATGGAGCAGATCTATGCCGTGGCCCAGCCGCTGATCTGCCGCAACATCGTCAACTTCGTCGAGGAACCCGAGACGATGATGGCCGACATGCGGGAAATCGGCCCCAACTTCGTGCTGCTGGCGCCGCGCATGTGGGAAGGCATCGCCGCCGACGTGCGGGCCCGCATGATGGATTCCACCCCCTTCAAGCAGGCGATGTTCAACCTGGGCATGAAGCTGGGCATGAAGGCGCTGGACCAGGGCAAGCGCTCCAGGCTGGCCGACTGGATTTTGTTCGACGCGCTCAAGGACCGCATCGGCTTCTCGTTCCTGAAGTCGGCCGCCACCGGCGGCGCGGCGCTGGGGCCGGACACCTTCCGCTTCTTCCTGGCCATGGGCGTGCCGCTGCGCCAGATCTACGGCCAGACCGAACTGGCCGGCGCCTATACCGTGCACCGCGCCGGCGACATCGACTTCGATTCGGTGGGCATCCCCTTCGACGACGCCCAATTGCGCATCGACAATCCCGACGCCAACGGGGTGGGCGAGATCGTGGCGACCACCGACGGCATGTTCACCGGCTATTTCCGCAATCCGGAAGCCTCGGGCGCCGATCTGGTGGACGGCAACTGGCTGAAGACCGGCGACGCCGGCTACATCAAGAAGGAAAACGGCCATCTGGTGGTCATCGACCGCATCAAGGATTTGGCCACCACGTCCAATGGCGTGCGCTTCTCGCCGCAATTCATCGAGAACAAGCTGAAGTTTTCGCCGTTCATCGCCGAGGCGGTGATCCTGGGCGATACCAAGCCCTATCTCTCGGCGCTGATCTGCATCCGCTTCTCCATCGTCTCGAAATGGGCGGAGTCCAAGGGCATCTCGTTCACCAACTACACCAATCTGTCGGCCCAGCCGCAGGTCTACGACCTGCTGCAGGCCGAGGTGGAGAAGGTCAATTCCACCCTGCCCGAGCCCCAGCGCATCCGCAAATTCCTGCTGCTCTACAAGGAACTGGACGCCGACGACGGCGAGCTGACCCGCACCCGCAAGGTGCGCAGAGGCGTCATCAACGAGAAGTACGGCGACATCATCGATTCCATGTACGCCGATCGCGCCATGGTTCCGGTGGACGCGGTGATCACCTTCCAGGACGGCACCACCACCAGGGTCAAGACCGAGCTGAAGGTGGTGACATTGCTGCCGCCCCCCACCCAACAGATGGCCGCGGAATAG
- a CDS encoding branched-chain amino acid ABC transporter permease: MGSSLLLQLLVNGLIVGTLYGVVAMCFVLIYKSTQVVNFAQGEFLLIGAWTCWWLVTSMALPFWIAFPMTFAFMMVFGIALQMIVLRPLIGEPVISVIMVTIGLSIFFQAVMKSIFGVWAQPFPEIFPVKSVDILGLSVQPAYLMSLVVSIVIMGAFAWFFKYSRMGLAMRATAFNQQVAQSLGISVKAVFATAWAISAMVSALAGVVVGMVNGVSSALSFFGIKVFPAVIVGGLDSIVGAVLGGLIIGVLENLAEYADSQFLHVGNLYTVAPFYVLVIILMIKPYGLFGTKTIERV; this comes from the coding sequence ATGGGTTCCTCGCTGCTTCTCCAACTCCTGGTCAACGGGCTGATCGTCGGCACGCTGTATGGCGTGGTCGCCATGTGCTTCGTGCTGATCTACAAGTCGACCCAGGTGGTCAATTTCGCCCAGGGCGAGTTCCTGCTGATCGGCGCCTGGACCTGCTGGTGGCTGGTCACCAGCATGGCGCTGCCCTTCTGGATCGCCTTTCCCATGACCTTCGCCTTCATGATGGTCTTCGGCATCGCGCTGCAGATGATCGTGCTGCGCCCGCTGATCGGCGAGCCGGTGATCAGCGTGATCATGGTGACCATCGGGCTCTCCATCTTCTTCCAGGCGGTGATGAAGTCCATCTTCGGCGTGTGGGCCCAGCCCTTCCCCGAAATCTTCCCGGTCAAGTCGGTGGACATCCTCGGCCTGTCGGTGCAGCCCGCCTATCTGATGAGTCTGGTGGTCTCCATCGTCATCATGGGCGCCTTCGCTTGGTTCTTTAAGTACTCGCGCATGGGCCTCGCCATGCGGGCCACCGCCTTCAACCAGCAGGTGGCGCAAAGCCTGGGCATCTCGGTCAAGGCGGTGTTCGCCACCGCCTGGGCCATCTCGGCCATGGTCTCGGCCCTGGCCGGCGTGGTGGTGGGCATGGTCAACGGCGTATCCTCGGCCCTGTCGTTCTTCGGCATCAAGGTCTTCCCGGCGGTGATCGTCGGCGGCCTCGATTCCATCGTCGGCGCGGTGCTGGGCGGCCTGATCATCGGCGTGCTGGAGAATCTGGCGGAATACGCCGACAGCCAGTTCCTGCACGTGGGCAACCTGTACACCGTGGCGCCGTTCTACGTCCTGGTCATCATCTTGATGATCAAGCCCTACGGCCTGTTCGGCACCAAGACCATCGAGAGGGTGTAA
- a CDS encoding branched-chain amino acid ABC transporter permease produces MISSSLIPCGQFKTTYAADTTIFLTPASRAWCIAGILAAAAAPLVFSNYLMALMIQIGFYGIAALGLNILVGCTGQISLGHAAFFGFGAFASAWLNNTFGVPVLLAIPLAGVMTTLLGLLFGIPAGRLKGLYLAIATFASQFILEDFFARANWFTGGSSGAMANPISLFGYEVGGDKGFFYVVLFFVVVMYLLGTNLLRTRDGRAFVAVRDHYLSAEVMGINLTKYRILSFGISSFYAGVGGALYGHYLGYVSAEGFTILLSIQFLGMIIIGGMGSVMGTLMGTAFMVLLPEATEAAVSTVKHVAGDIPALTSALAYIKEASIGLAIVLFLIFEPDGLVHRWRLIKSYWKLYPFSY; encoded by the coding sequence ATGATCTCGTCCAGCCTCATTCCCTGCGGCCAGTTCAAGACCACCTACGCCGCCGACACCACCATCTTCCTGACGCCTGCGTCGCGGGCCTGGTGCATCGCCGGCATCCTCGCCGCCGCCGCCGCGCCGCTGGTGTTCAGCAACTACCTGATGGCCCTGATGATCCAGATCGGGTTCTACGGCATCGCCGCCTTGGGCCTCAACATCCTGGTGGGCTGCACCGGTCAGATTTCGTTGGGCCACGCCGCCTTCTTCGGCTTCGGCGCCTTCGCCTCGGCGTGGCTGAACAACACCTTCGGGGTGCCGGTGCTGCTGGCCATTCCGCTGGCCGGCGTGATGACCACGCTGCTGGGCCTGCTGTTCGGCATTCCGGCGGGGCGGCTGAAGGGACTTTATCTCGCCATCGCCACCTTCGCCTCGCAGTTCATCCTGGAAGACTTCTTCGCGCGGGCCAACTGGTTCACCGGCGGCTCGTCGGGCGCCATGGCCAACCCCATCAGCCTGTTCGGCTATGAGGTCGGCGGCGACAAGGGCTTCTTCTACGTGGTGCTGTTCTTCGTGGTGGTGATGTACCTGTTGGGCACCAACCTGCTGCGCACCAGGGACGGCCGCGCCTTCGTGGCGGTGCGCGACCACTACCTGTCGGCCGAGGTGATGGGCATCAACCTCACCAAGTACCGCATCCTGTCGTTCGGCATCTCGTCGTTCTATGCCGGCGTCGGGGGGGCGCTGTACGGCCACTATCTCGGCTACGTCTCGGCCGAGGGCTTCACCATCTTACTGTCCATCCAGTTCCTGGGCATGATCATCATCGGCGGCATGGGCTCGGTGATGGGCACCCTGATGGGCACCGCCTTCATGGTGCTGTTGCCCGAAGCCACCGAGGCCGCCGTCAGCACCGTCAAGCACGTGGCCGGCGACATTCCGGCACTGACCAGCGCACTGGCCTACATCAAGGAGGCCTCCATCGGCCTGGCCATCGTGCTGTTCCTGATCTTCGAGCCCGACGGTCTGGTTCACCGCTGGCGTCTGATCAAATCCTATTGGAAGCTGTATCCGTTCTCGTACTGA